GCCATTCTACTATTTCTAAAAAAGCGCGTGGGCAATTTTTGACTGCTTTGATGGAAGCTCAGGTCGATCATCTTGAGCAAATCAAACAGCTCTCTTTTGCAGGTTTTGCCTATCAAGCAGATCTTTCAGATGATAAAGAATTAGTTTTGTAAAAGAAGAATAAGAAAAGGAGGCTGGGACAAAAGTCCGACCTCAAATATAAAAAGCGAACAAAACTAGTTTTCTGGTAATCAGAATTCTGCTTTGTTCGCTTTTCGCATTTTATTCTAGATTAGAAGGGCTTAATAATTAAGATTTTTAAAAATTGAAATATTTTTGTCCCAAACTCTTTTTTTGTAGCAAAGAGACTATTGTCCCAGATTCTTTTATTCTATTATTGAGACTTACCAAAAGAAAAATTAACTTAACAGGTATTCTACTGCAGCTTTTAACACATTCATTAATTACATTAGAAATAAGAGAAAGGCAATTCGAAACAGAGACAGGGCGAGCAAATGAAGGGGATAAAACAAGTAAAATACTTTTCCAATATTGGCCCCTTTTTGACCGTTGTAGAAAGAGGTCACGAGGAGAAACAAGAGACAGGTGGCAGTCAGATCAGCCAAACCATCATAGGAGAAATTGAAAGCCAAAATTAGAATTTGCACACTGCTCAGTGCCAAGACACCGCCAATTTTTCGGAAGATTGGATCTTTAATCTTCGCAAAGGCATAGATACCAAAAACTCCCCCCGCCAGTCCGCCGTCGGCAATAATGGACAGAGTAAAACAGAGTAGAATAATTAGAACTTTTCTCCAGGTTGCTGTTTGGTGATCACTGTAATAAAGAGCACAGAGCCCCAAAAAGAGAGTAACAACCGTATTTTGCATGATAAAGCCAAGACCAGTAACCCAGCCCATCAGAGAGAAAGGGATGATACTGATAAGAGCCAGCAGCCCCAATCGTCTCATATACTTGCTCACATCATGACTGTGTCGATAGCCTTCCGCGATACAAAAGGCAAAGACTGGAAAAGCCAGGCGGCCTATTATGTGCATACTATTGGCAAGCCAGTTAGGAGAGAGAATATTCATATTGGTAGCCAGTGGAAAAGATACCCAGGCGATATGGTCAATCAGCATGGCAAGCATAGCCAGCAGTTTCAAACTGCTATTGTCAATCATTTTTTTCATAGGATCCTCCTTTTTCCTTTCCCATGATACAAGAAAGAGGTTCTTCTTTCCATTTCTCTAGCTTACATTTCTCTCATTTTTCTTACAATTTTGTAAGTTGGAATTTCGCCTTTTTACCTCTTCGATGAATACTTCTGATTTTTTCTTGACAGATAAGACTGAGCGAGGCTGGGACAAAAAGATTTTGATTTTAGGAATTCTTTATTATAAATTTTTAAAATCGATAGATTAGACAAAAAAGTGAACAAGACAGAATTCTGAGTGTCAGACAACTCCGTTTTGTTCGCTTTTTATATTTAAGGTTAGACTTTTGTCCCAGACTTTTTTACATAGTCTGATAATTGCTTTTGATTCTGCAATTCGATGAATTTCTTAGGATAGGTTTGGCGAACTTTTTCATAGCGAGTCTTAGTCTCTTTTGTCCGACCATCCCAAAGGATCCAGCGAATAAATTCCCAATCCAGTCTTTCGGTACAGCCAGATGCCATACTTTCTCGCACTTGATTGCGATATTTTAGATAGCGTTTAAGGGCACGATAGAGGCAGTTCCAGCGAGAAAAGTTCATAAAGATAATCTGATCAGCCTGAGCCATTCTTTCCTCAAAGTAGGCAAAAGAGTAGTTGCCATCGATGACCCAGGATTGTTCTCGCTTGAGGTAATCCGCTAAATCAGCCTTGACTTGGTCTTGACTACGAGTCTGCCAGTCTTCTTCAAACTGGATCGTGTCTAGATGAAGGACGGGAATATGGTGGAAGTGGCCTAACTGCTGGGCTAAGGTTGACTTGCCGGAGCCGGAGTAGCCGATGATAGCAATCTTCATATAAATTCTCCTTTATAATGAGCAACAAAAAAAGCTCCGTGGAGCTCCTTTGTATGCGCGATGCATTATTTAGCAAGTTTAGCTGAAAGACGTGCTTTATCGCGGCTTGCTTTGTTTTTGTGGATCAAACCTTTAGTTTCTGCTTTATCGATAGCTGAGCTAGCAGCACGGAAAAGTTCTTCAGACGGGTTTGCTTCAAATGCTTTGATTGCAGTACGCATAGCTGATTTTTGAGCTGAGTTTTTTTCGTTTTGTTTAACGTTCAATTCAGCGCGTTTGATAGCTGACTTAATGTTTGCCAAGTTATTCACCTCCATTGAAAATACTAACTATCTAATTATATATGAAAAGTTGTGATTTGACAAGCCTAAATTATTTTTTTAGATAGATTTCGTCAATTTCATGATTTTTTGCCTTGTGCAAAATCACTTCAGCCCTGTTACGGGTTGGCTCGATATAGTCTATCAGATTCACCAGATTGATTGTTTCCCAGATATTATGGGCAAGTGCCATGACTTCTTCTTCGGGCTGGGTCGTAAAGCGATGGTAGTAGTTGTCCGTGTCGTGCTTGGCTAGTGCCAGTAATTTTTTAAAGCGGTCCAGATACCAAGACTCGATATTTTCGACTTCGGCATCCACGTAAATGGAGAAGTCAAAAAAGTCAGTCATGTAAAGGCGTTCGTTTTGCGGATTTTGGAAGACGTTGATACCTTCTACGATGACAAAGTCAGCTGCTTTAATTTCCTGCTTTTCATTTGGGACAATATCATAGATTTCGTGCGAGTAGACAGGAATTTTATAGTTTTGACCATTTTTGATGCGGTCTAAGAAATCCAGCAAAAGTTCCATATTATAGCTTTCAGGGAAGCCCTTGCGATTTAAAATGTCTGATTCAATCAAGGTTTGATTAGGATAGAGGAAGCCATCGGTCGTCACCAATTCAACGGTTGCATTTGTGAAAGTTCGTGACAGAAGGATTTGCAGCAGGCGACTAATCGTTGATTTTCCAACGGCAACACTACCAGAAACTCCGATAATAAAAGGTTGTCTTTTACTTTCTTTTTGCAGAAAAATACCTTTTGAAAAGGCGAGATCCTCTTTGGAACGTTTGTAAATTTGGATAAGATTGGTCAGAGGCAGATAGACGTCCGTTACATCCTGCAGGCTGATTTCGTCATTGAAACTCTTGATAGAATTGAGTTCGGACTCGGTGAGCGGTGGATTTTTTTTACGGTGCAGATTCTGCCAAGTGTGGCGGCTGATTTTTTCAAAATGAAGAAATTCGTTGGTCATAAGTTACTCCTATATGATGGATTTTAGTATAACATACTTTTGGAGAAATGAAAACGATTTACAAATCTAGAAAATTTATGATAAAATGGTTTTATGACTAAAATGTATTTTGCAGAAAATCCGGATGCCAAACATGACATTCATGAATTAAAAGTGGAACTATTAGGACAACATATGACCTTTTTAACGGATGCTGGTGTCTTTAGCAAAAAAATGATTGATTATGGCAGTCGAGTTTTGTTGTCTGCCTTGGAATTTAACAAAAAAGAAACATTGCTGGATGTCGGTTGCGGTTATGGAACACTGGGCTTGACTCTGGCTAAAGCGCAAGAGCTGGAAGTCACTCTCGTGGATATCAATCAGCGAGCACTAGACTTGGCTAGAAAAAATGCGGATGCGAATCAAGTATCTGCAGATATTTTCCAGTCCAATGTTTACGAACATGTGACCGGACAATTTCATCATATTATCAGCAACCCGCCGATTCGAGCTGGTAAGCAGGTGGTGCATGAAGTTATTTCAGGTAGCTATAATCACTTGCTAGCGGATGGGGACTTGACGATTGTTATCCAAAAGAAACAAGGAGCTCCCAGTGCTAAAGCTAAGATGGAAGAAGTGTTTGGCAACTGCGAGACTCTTAAGAAGGACAAAGGCTATTATATCCTAAGGAGTGTGAAATAAAGATGCGGGCAGTTGATATTATTCAAAAGAAACGAGATGGACTAGAGTTGTCCAGTCAAGAGATTGAATGGCTGATTGAGGGGTATGTAGCTGGAGCAGTACCAGATTACCAGATGTCAGCCTTTGCCATGGCTGTTTACTTTAAAGGTATGACCACTCGGGAAATATCTGATTTGACCATGGCCATGGTGGGGACAGGCCAGCAGTTTGACCTGTCAGCTATTTCAGGGATTAAGGTCGACAAGCATTCTACTGGTGGAGTGGGAGATAAGGTTACCTTAATCTTGGCTCCTCTAGTAGCTAGCTTTGGCGTGCCCGTTGCTAAGATGAGCGGACGAGGATTGGGACATACGGGTGGTACCATAGACAAGCTCGAGTCTGTCAAGGGCTACCAGGTAGAGCGCAGTCAGGAAGATTTCATTAAGCAGGTTCAGGATATTGGTGTATCCGTAATCGGTCAGTCAGACCAGCTGGTCAAGGCAGACAAGCTTCTCTATGCCCTGCGTGATGTGACGGCTACTGTTGATACGATTCCTTTGATTGCCAGCTCTGTTATGAGCAAGAAAATCGCCGCTGGTGCAGACAGCATTTTGCTAGATGTGACCGTTGGTGAGGGTGCCTTTATGAAAAATCTAGAGGATGCCCGTGTCCTAGCCCGTACTATGGTAGACTTGGGCAAGGCAGTCGGACGCAGGACAGTTGCAGTTATTACCGATATGAGTCAGCCTTTGGGCACTAGCATTGGCAATCGTTTGGAAATCTTAGAAGCACTGGAAATTCTTCAAGGACAAGGACTCGAGGATATTACGGACTTTATCTGTGAGCTCGCTCAAATCATGCTTGATTTGGCTAATGTTGAGAAATCTGTTTCTGAAATCAGAGAACATTTGACAAACGGAGCGGCTTTGAAAAAATTTGAAGAGATGATTGCGGCTCAAGGTGGTGATCTAGAGGACTTGTATCGACCATCCCAGGCGGCTTATGTGGCTGAAGTGAGAGCAGAGCAATCTGGTTATATCACAGAGCTTCCAGCCATGGAATTTGGCTTGTTTGCAATGAGGTTAGGAGCAGGACGAGCAGTCAAATCTGACGAACTAGATTATGAAACTGGAATTGTGTTCGAAAAGAAGATTGGAGAAACAGTCGAAATTGGGGAAATTGTTGCAAAAATATACGCAAATGAAAAAATTTCTCAAGAACTAGTTACAAAATTCCAAAAAAATGTTAAAATAGGTAGTGAAAGCGTTGCAGTAAGCGAGATTATCGAAGTTATCGCTTAATTCTAGGAGAATCCAACATGAAATTAAACAAATACATTGACCATACGCTTTTGAAACCTGATGCAAGTCAGGAGCAGATTGCCACTTTAATTGAAGAGGCAAAGAAATACGATTTTGCTAGCGTCTGTGTTAATCCGACTTGGGTAATTTTTGCCGCACAAGCTCTGAAAGGGACAGATGTTAAAGTCTGTACGGTCATTGGTTTTCCTCTGGGTGCAAATACTCCAGAGCTCAAGGCTTTTGAAACGAGTGATGCCATCCAAAACGGAGCAAATGAAGTCGACATGGTCATCAATATCGGTGCTCTAAAGTCTCGAAACTTTGACTTAGTTGAAAGAGACATTCGAGCTGTTGTGGAAGCTGCCAAAGGAACCTTGGTTAAGGTCATTATTGAGACCTGCCTCTTGACAGATGATGAGAAAGTGAAAGCTTGTCAAATTGCTCAGAAAGCTGGGGCGGATTTTGTCAAGACATCCACTGGTTTCTCAACTGGTGGTGCAACCGTTGCAGATGTAGCTTTGATGCGTAAGACAGTTGGGCCAGATATGGGAGTCAAGGCTTCTGGCGGTGCCCGTTCTTACGAAGATGCACTTGCATTTATCAAAGCTGGTGCGACTCGCATTGGAGCATCCTCTGGTGTAGCGATTATGGAGGGAGACGTGGCTAATGGCGACTACTGATTTGATTGATTTAGTTGTAGAAACCACGAAGAATGCCTATGTTCCATACTCTCATTTCCCTGTCGGAGCCGTTTTAGTAGCTAAAAATGGACAAGTTTTCACAGGTGTCAATGTCGAAAATGCTAGTTTTGGCTTGACCAATTGTGCAGAGCGAACAGCCATTTTTAAAGCTGTTTCTGAAGGCTTTTTAGACTTTGAGGAATTAATTGTTTACGGAGAAACGGAAAAACCGATCTCCCCGTGTGGTGCCTGCCGCCAAGTAATGGCAGAGTTTTTTAATCAGGATTTACCAGTGACCTTGGTCGCTAAAGATAAATCGACGGTCGTGATGACGGTCAAGGAGTTACTTCCATACTCTTTTACAGACTTAACTTGAGTCTGTTGCTGGTCAACTGACCAAAATTAAACTCGCAACTAAGTTGCACATCTTATATAGGAGGTTCAGAAATGAACAAGAAACAATGGCTAGGTCTTGGTCTAGTGTCTGTCGCAGCAATCGGACTTGCTGCATGTGGGAATCGTGCGTCTAAATCAGATAGCTCTAACGCTAAAACTGATTTAAAAGCTGCTATCGTAACCGATACAGGTGGTGTTGATGATAAATCATTTAACCAATCTGCATGGGAAGGTTTGCAAGCTTGGGGGAAAGAAAATGGCCTTTCAAAAGATAACGGCTATACTTACTTCCAATCAACAGACGAGTCACAATACGCGAACAACCTAAACCAAGCTGCTACGGATGGTTATAAACTAGTATTTGGTATCGGTTTTGCCCTTCGTGATGCCGTTGAATCTGCAGCAAAAGACAATGCAGAGATTAACTACGTTATCGTTGATGATGTGATTGAAGGTCAAAAGAACGTTACTTCAGCTGTCTTTGCGGATAATGAAGCTGCTTACCTTGCAGGTGTTGCAGCTGCAAAAACTACTAAGACAAAACAAGTTGGTTTCGTAGGTGGTATAGAAAGCGCAGTTATCACACGTTTTGAAAAAGGTTTTGAAGCTGGTGTGAAATCAGTTGACCCATCTATCAA
This genomic window from Streptococcus cristatus AS 1.3089 contains:
- a CDS encoding pyrimidine-nucleoside phosphorylase — protein: MRAVDIIQKKRDGLELSSQEIEWLIEGYVAGAVPDYQMSAFAMAVYFKGMTTREISDLTMAMVGTGQQFDLSAISGIKVDKHSTGGVGDKVTLILAPLVASFGVPVAKMSGRGLGHTGGTIDKLESVKGYQVERSQEDFIKQVQDIGVSVIGQSDQLVKADKLLYALRDVTATVDTIPLIASSVMSKKIAAGADSILLDVTVGEGAFMKNLEDARVLARTMVDLGKAVGRRTVAVITDMSQPLGTSIGNRLEILEALEILQGQGLEDITDFICELAQIMLDLANVEKSVSEIREHLTNGAALKKFEEMIAAQGGDLEDLYRPSQAAYVAEVRAEQSGYITELPAMEFGLFAMRLGAGRAVKSDELDYETGIVFEKKIGETVEIGEIVAKIYANEKISQELVTKFQKNVKIGSESVAVSEIIEVIA
- a CDS encoding BMP family lipoprotein codes for the protein MNKKQWLGLGLVSVAAIGLAACGNRASKSDSSNAKTDLKAAIVTDTGGVDDKSFNQSAWEGLQAWGKENGLSKDNGYTYFQSTDESQYANNLNQAATDGYKLVFGIGFALRDAVESAAKDNAEINYVIVDDVIEGQKNVTSAVFADNEAAYLAGVAAAKTTKTKQVGFVGGIESAVITRFEKGFEAGVKSVDPSIKIQVDYAGSFGDAAKGKTIAAAQYAAGADVVYQVAGGTGAGVFSEAKDLNEKKNEDEKVWVLGVDRDQTEEGKYKSKDGKESNFVLASSLKQVGKTVQDIANQTAKGKFPGGKTVTFGLKDGGVDLTTTNLSEDAKKAVEEAKAKILDGSITVPDK
- the deoC gene encoding deoxyribose-phosphate aldolase: MKLNKYIDHTLLKPDASQEQIATLIEEAKKYDFASVCVNPTWVIFAAQALKGTDVKVCTVIGFPLGANTPELKAFETSDAIQNGANEVDMVINIGALKSRNFDLVERDIRAVVEAAKGTLVKVIIETCLLTDDEKVKACQIAQKAGADFVKTSTGFSTGGATVADVALMRKTVGPDMGVKASGGARSYEDALAFIKAGATRIGASSGVAIMEGDVANGDY
- a CDS encoding cytidine deaminase — its product is MATTDLIDLVVETTKNAYVPYSHFPVGAVLVAKNGQVFTGVNVENASFGLTNCAERTAIFKAVSEGFLDFEELIVYGETEKPISPCGACRQVMAEFFNQDLPVTLVAKDKSTVVMTVKELLPYSFTDLT
- the coaA gene encoding type I pantothenate kinase, which codes for MTNEFLHFEKISRHTWQNLHRKKNPPLTESELNSIKSFNDEISLQDVTDVYLPLTNLIQIYKRSKEDLAFSKGIFLQKESKRQPFIIGVSGSVAVGKSTISRLLQILLSRTFTNATVELVTTDGFLYPNQTLIESDILNRKGFPESYNMELLLDFLDRIKNGQNYKIPVYSHEIYDIVPNEKQEIKAADFVIVEGINVFQNPQNERLYMTDFFDFSIYVDAEVENIESWYLDRFKKLLALAKHDTDNYYHRFTTQPEEEVMALAHNIWETINLVNLIDYIEPTRNRAEVILHKAKNHEIDEIYLKK
- the rpsT gene encoding 30S ribosomal protein S20, with the protein product MANIKSAIKRAELNVKQNEKNSAQKSAMRTAIKAFEANPSEELFRAASSAIDKAETKGLIHKNKASRDKARLSAKLAK
- a CDS encoding DNA topology modulation protein, producing MKIAIIGYSGSGKSTLAQQLGHFHHIPVLHLDTIQFEEDWQTRSQDQVKADLADYLKREQSWVIDGNYSFAYFEERMAQADQIIFMNFSRWNCLYRALKRYLKYRNQVRESMASGCTERLDWEFIRWILWDGRTKETKTRYEKVRQTYPKKFIELQNQKQLSDYVKKSGTKV
- a CDS encoding class I SAM-dependent methyltransferase; protein product: MTKMYFAENPDAKHDIHELKVELLGQHMTFLTDAGVFSKKMIDYGSRVLLSALEFNKKETLLDVGCGYGTLGLTLAKAQELEVTLVDINQRALDLARKNADANQVSADIFQSNVYEHVTGQFHHIISNPPIRAGKQVVHEVISGSYNHLLADGDLTIVIQKKQGAPSAKAKMEEVFGNCETLKKDKGYYILRSVK
- a CDS encoding TraX family protein, encoding MKKMIDNSSLKLLAMLAMLIDHIAWVSFPLATNMNILSPNWLANSMHIIGRLAFPVFAFCIAEGYRHSHDVSKYMRRLGLLALISIIPFSLMGWVTGLGFIMQNTVVTLFLGLCALYYSDHQTATWRKVLIILLCFTLSIIADGGLAGGVFGIYAFAKIKDPIFRKIGGVLALSSVQILILAFNFSYDGLADLTATCLLFLLVTSFYNGQKGANIGKVFYLFYPLHLLALSLFRIAFLLFLM